One Helianthus annuus cultivar XRQ/B chromosome 12, HanXRQr2.0-SUNRISE, whole genome shotgun sequence genomic region harbors:
- the LOC110893771 gene encoding glutathione hydrolase 3, which yields MMTKLTMKTPLLSQVEEHHNKQQQKKKWRITLFYLFIMLIIVIIVTFGGTSSSVRLFKKRVQVGDNTVESLGAVVAADDARCSEIGASVLQQGGHAVDAAVATALCLGVVNPMASGVGGGGFMVVRSAATSQTLAFDFRETAPLAASENMYENNLDAKYKGALSMGVPGEISGLHNAWLKYGRLPWKTLFDPAIRLAKDGFLVAPYLAGKISSNEAKIKGDPGLQQVFAPNGELLKAGDICYNRKLGLTLEVVANEGPKAFYDGVIGEKLVKDVQDAGGILTMEDLRNYDVEVTDAVAVDTMGYTILGMPPPSSGTLGLALVSNILESYENSNAAKGALGLHRFIEALKHMFALRMDLGDPDYVNISKTVADMLSPSFAKNIQEKILDNTTFPSIYYMPRWSQLQDHGTSHFCIVDNDRNVVSMTTTVNYAFGGGVLSRSTGIVLNNEMGDFSVPTEISSDTLPPSPSNFIRPNKRPLSSMTPIIVLKDEQLAGVIGGSGGMNIIPAVAQVFINYFILGMDPSNAVQSPRVYHKLIPNVVSYENWTVIDGDHIELSDDRIQFLVERGHQLEPKAGGAICQLIVQTLKKPNENRKLRYDHQQVLRGMLTAVSDPRKDGRPAAC from the exons ATGATGACCAAACTCACCATGAAAACTCCATTATTGTCTCAAGTAGAAGAACATCACAATAAGCAGCAGCAGAAGAAGAAATGGAGAATAACTCTGTTCTACTTGTTCATCATGCTAATCATCg TTATTATCGTTACATTTGGAGGCACTTCAAGTTCCGTACGGTTGTTTAAAAAGAGAGTACAAGTTGGCGATAATACAGTTGAGTCTTTgggagcagtggttgctgctgATGATGCTCGATGCTCCGAAATCGGAGCATCGGTCCTTCAACAGGGCGGTCATGCGGTTGATGCTGCTGTGGCTACTGCTCTGTGTCTAGGAGTTGTGAATCCGATGGCTAGCGGTGTTGGAGGTGGTGGTTTTATGGTGGTCCGGTCAGCGGCTACTTCGCAAACGCTTGCATTTGATTTTAGGGAAACTGCTCCTTTGGCTGCTTCAGAG AACATGTATGAGAACAATCTTGACGCCAAATATAAAGGAGCACTGTCAATGGGTGTTCCCGGAGAGATATCCGGTCTTCATAACGCTTGGTTAAAATACGGGCGATTACCTTGGAAAACACTGTTTGATCCAGCCATTCGGCTTGCGAAAGACGGGTTCTTGGTTGCACCTTATCTCGCTGGTAAAATATCAAGCAATGAAGCGAAAATAAAAGGTGATCCAGGTTTACAACAAGTGTTTGCTCCAAACGGGGAGCTTTTAAAAGCCGGGGACATTTGCTATAACCGAAAACTCGGGTTGACTTTAGAAGTTGTAGCGAATGAAGGGCCGAAAGCGTTTTATGATGGGGTGATCGGGGAGAAGTTGGTTAAGGACGTTCAAGATGCAGGCGGGATTTTGACAATGGAAGATTTGAGGAACTATGATGTTGAGGTTACGGATGCGGTTGCGGTGGATACCATGGGGTACACTATATTAGGGATGCCGCCCCCGTCAAGTGGTACGTTGGGGCTAGCTCtg GTGTCAAACATCTTAGAAAGCTACGAGAATTCAAATGCTGCAAAAGGAGCGTTGGGATTACATCGTTTCATTGAAGCATTAAAGCACATGTTTGCTCTTCGGATGGATTTGGGAGACCCGGATTATGTTAATATAAGTAAGACAGTAGCTGATATGCTTTCACCCTCGTTCGCAAAGAATATTCAAGAGAAGATTTTGGACAACACAACCTTTCCTTCCATATACTACATGCCTAG GTGGAGTCAGCTTCAAGACCATGGCACGAGTCATTTTTGCATAGTAGATAATGATAGAAATGTGGTATCAATGACGACGACTGTGAATTACGCCTTTGGAGGCGGGGTTTTGTCTCGTTCCACAGGCATTGTGCTGAACAACGAGATGGGCGATTTCTCGGTTCCTACAGAGATATCGTCAGATACCCTCCCTCCTTCGCCTTCAAATTTTATTAGACCGAACAAAAGACCCTTGTCGTCCATGACACCGATTATCGTTCTTAAG GATGAACAGTTAGCAGGAGTAATTGGAGGCAGTGGTGGAATGAACATTATTCCCGCAGTCGCACAAGTTTTCATTAATTATTTTATCTTGGGCATGGACCCTTCGAATGCAGTTCAGTCGCCACGCGTCTACCACAAG TTGATACCAAATGTCGTGTCTTATGAAAATTGGACAGTTATTGATGGTGATCACATCGAACTCTCGGATGATCGAATACAATTTTTGGTAGAAAGGGGTCATCAGTTGGAACCAAAAGCTGGTGGTGCTATTTGTCAACTTATCGTTCAAACGCTAAAGAAACCGAATGAGAACAGAAAACTGAGGTATGATCATCAGCAGGTTTTGAGGGGGATGCTTACTGCTGTTAGTGACCCAAGGAAAGATGGCCGGCCGGCTGCTTGCTAA
- the LOC110893772 gene encoding uncharacterized protein LOC110893772, translated as MNSMATTRIFCLVIAVISVLNPSLFVSSTSDEFESSILVFHGDYSPPSPPPPAPSPHPPSLSCEEDLGGIGSLDTTCELNSSLIFETDVYIEGEGNLRILPGVRFVCADAGCSVVINVSSEFRLGLNSVIVAGTVDVTAGSAVFDEGSVVNVTALGGDPPEYTSGSPKGVLGGGGGHGGRGACCVVDNTKLPEDVWGGDAYGWSSLDQPFDYGSKGGTTSKEVDYGGKGGGRVWVEVVDAVEIIGSIFADGGDGGLKGGGGSGGSIFVKAHKMTGSGILSASGGNGFAGGAGGRISVNVFSRHDDQTIVAHGGQSYGCPANSGAAGTFYDAVPRRLKVNNHNRSTDTDTPFFAFPNQPRWTSVDIQDYARADVPLRWSRVQVQGQLSLSTSAVLSFGLPHDAVSEFELIAEELLMSDSVIKIYGALRMSVKLHLMLNSKMIIDGDSEGDPIIATSLLEASNLLVLKGGSVIQSNANLGIHGQGSLNLTGEGNVIEAQHLVLSIFCCINVEPGSVVRGPLQNTTNKYLSNCELEVCPMELIHPPEDCNVNSSLSFTLQICRVEEVIVEGSIEGSVVHFQWVRTVIIQPSGSVIASGLGCIGGAGKGKFLSAGPSGGGGHGGRGGNGYYNNSMIVEGGDTYGDADFPCELGSGSGNDSLGGATAGGGIILMGSLERSLSSLYIYGSVTADGESFGENMRKQNVNPNPVISPGGGSGGSILLFVDRLTLGNTSSISTVGGYGGPNAGGGGGGRIHFHWSDVTVGDEYQPVASVNGSINIGGGVGKGLGQPGDNGTITGISCPKGLYGIFCEECPLGTYKNVSGSERSLCYECPTLEFPYRAIFTPVRGGVADIPCPYKCVSERYHMPHCYTTFEELIYTFGGPWLFGFMLLSLLILFALVLSVARVKFVGGDEISSLVPARHGGLQLDRSVPFLESLNEVLETNRNEESRNHVHRMYFLGSNTFSEPWHLPHSPSEQVAEIVYEDAFNRFAEEINILAAYQWWEGSIYNILSIISYPFSWTWLQWCRKKKIQRLREFVRSEYDHACLRSCRSRALYEGLKVSATSDMMLAYVDFFLGGDEKRDDLPPSLHQRFPLSLVFGGDGSYMAPFVLHSDNILTSLMSQSVPSTIWYRLVAGLNAQLRLVRCDQLKSTLRPIISWLDTYANPTLSAYYIRVDLARFQPTASGYYQFGLVVCAIEDEQSTPSVDQPHRLPEVQSSYVNNYYRKVEEHRRESESLLSHRRESWWILNNNSLQTLKENMLWYPLSFIICNVKPIGHQDLVGLVISILLLGDFIIVLLMLLQLYSNSVLDLYLVLFIPPLGILLPFPAGISALFSHTPKRSSGLARFYALWNITSLVNVVVAFICGYFHYGNQLPPGDNNLDVLAWSLSMDDGGWWMLPSGLMVCKIAQAQLIDYHVANQEIQDRTLYCNDPNIFWQS; from the exons ATGAATTCGATGGCTACAACACGCATTTTCTGTTTAGTAATAGCTGTTATTAGTGTTTTAAACCCTAGTTTGTTTGTTTCTTCCACGAGTGATGAGTTTGAATCTTCGATTCTCGTTTTCCATGGAGATTACTCGCCACCGTCGCCTCCCCCGCCGGCTCCGTCACCGCATCCTCCGTCGTTATCGTGTGAGGAAGATTTAGGAGGTATTGGTAGTTTGGACACCACGTGTGAACTGAATTCTAGTTTGATATTTGAAACTGATGTGTATATAGAAGGGGAAGGGAACTTAAGGATACTCCCAGGGGTTAGGTTTGTGTGCGCTGATGCTGGTTGTTCGGTGGTAATTAATGTTAGTTCTGAGTTTAGGTTAGGGTTGAATTCGGTGATAGTAGCTGGGACTGTTGATGTGACGGCTGGGAGTGCGGTATTTGACGAGGGTTCAGTTGTGAATGTGACTGCTTTGGGTGGTGATCCGCCGGAGTACACGAGTGGGTCGCCTAAAGGGGTtttaggtggtggtggtgggcatGGTGGTAGGGGTGCTTGTTGTGTTGTGGATAATACGAAGTTACCGGAGGATGTGTGGGGCGGTGATGCTTATGGGTGGTCGAGTTTGGATCAGCCGTTTGATTATGGGAGCAAAGGTGGGACTACTAGTAAAGAAGTGGATTATGGTGGGAAAGGAGGTGGTAGGGTTTGGGTTGAGGTGGTGGATGCTGTTGAAATTATAGGGAGTATTTTTGccgatggtggtgatggtggtctTAAAGGCGGAGGAGGGTCTGGTGGCAGCATTTTTGTGAAGGCCCATAAAAT GACAGGTAGTGGTATCTTAAGTGCATCTGGAGGTAATGGGTTTGCTGGTGGTGCTGGTGGAAGAATATCTGTAAATGTTTTCAGCAGGCACGATGACCAAACAATTGTTGCTCATG GGGGACAAAGTTATGGCTGTCCGGCAAACTCGGGTGCTGCAGGAACTTTCTATGATGCTGTTCCTCGAAGGCTTAAAGTCAACAACCACAACAGGTCTACAGATACAGACACACCTTTTTTCGCATTCCCAAATCAGCCCCGTTGGACCAGTGTTGACATCCAAGATTATGCTAGAGCTGATGTTCCTTTGCGTTGGAGTCGTGTGCAG GTTCAGGGACAGCTTAGTTTATCAACCTCAGCCGTTTTAAGCTTTGGTCTTCCCCATGATGCCGTGTCAGAGTTTGAGCTAATTGCAGAAGAACTTTTAATGAGCGATTCAGTTATCAAA ATATATGGGGCTTTGCGAATGTCTGTTAAGTTGCACTTGATGTTGAACTCCAAAATGATAATAGATGGTGACAGTGAGGGCGATCCAATTATCGCCACTTCATTGCTCGAGGCAAGCAACTTACTGGTTCTCAAG GGTGGATCTGTGATACAATCAAATGCAAATCTTGGTATTCATGGACAAGGTTCACTGAATTTGACTGGCGAAGGAAATGTTATAGAAGCTCAGCATCTGGTTTTATCAATATTTTGCTGTATCAAT GTTGAACCTGGATCAGTGGTCCGAGGTCCATTGCAGAACACAACTAATAAATACTT GTCAAATTGTGAACTTGAGGTTTGCCCTATGGAATTAATTCATCCGCCTGAAGATTGCAATGTGAACTCTTCATTGTCCTTTACTCTGCAG ATATGTCGAGTTGAAGAAGTAATTGTTGAAGGTTCAATTGAAGGATCTGTTGTTCATTTCCAATGGGTCAGAACTGTAATTATTCAACCTTCTGGATCAGTAATTGCCTCTGGGTTAG GCTGCATTGGTGGAGCGGGTAAAGGAAAGTTCTTGAGTGCGGGCCCTAGTGGTGGTGGGGGCCACGGTGGCAGAGGTGGCAATGGGTATTATAATAACAGTATGATTGTGGAGGGTGGTGATACTTATGGTGATGCTGATTTCCCCTGTGAGCTTGGTAGTGGCAGTGGGAATGATAGCTTGGGTGGTGCAACTGCTGGCGGTGGTATCATAC TGATGGGTTCACTGGAGCGCTCTTTGTCAAGTTTGTATATCTACGGCTCAGTCACAGCTGATGGAGAGAGCTTTGGAGAAAACATGAGAAAGCAAAATGTCAATCCTAACCCTGTGATTAGTCCAGGAGGTGGATCTGGTGGAAGTATTCTTCTATTTGTTGATAGACTAACACTTGGCAATACATCTTCAATCTCAACCGTTGGCGGCTATGGTGGTCCCAATGCTGGCGGCGGTGGCGGCGGTAGGATTCATTTTCATTGGTCTGATGTTACAGTTGGCGATGAATATCAGCCCGTGGCAAGTGTAAATGGAAGCATCAATATTGG AGGAGGAGTTGGTAAAGGTCTGGGCCAACCTGGGGACAATGGAACTATAACTGGAATAAGCTGTCCAAAAGGGCTCTATGGTATCTTTTGTGAG GAATGCCCACTTGGTACCTACAAGAATGTTAGCGGGTCTGAACGATCCCTTTGCTATGAGTGCCCAACTTTAGAGTTTCCATACCGTGCCATTTTTACCCCTGTTCGAG GTGGTGTTGCTGATATTCCTTGTCCTTATAAGTGTGTTTCCGAGAGATACCACATGCCACACTGCTATACAACATTTGAGGAGTTGATTTACACGTTTGGCGGGCCGTGGCTATTTGGTTTCATGCTCCTAAGCTTGCTTATACTTTTTGCTCTTGTACTTAGTGTTGCTCGTGTGAAATTTGTTGGTGGTGATGAAATCTCTAGCCTAGTGCCAGCTAGGCATGGCGGCTTGCAATTGGATCGCTCAGTTCCTTTCTTGGAGTCATTAAATGAG GTTCTTGAAACCAACAGAAATGAGGAATCCCGAAATCATGTGCACCGTATGTACTTCTTGGGGTCTAATACTTTTAGTGAACCTTGGCATCTTCCTCACTCTCCTTCAGAACAAGTAGCTGAAATTGT GTATGAAGATGCATTCAATAGGTTTGCAGAAGAAATTAATATTCTAGCAGCTTATCAATGGTGGGAAGGTTCAATATATAATATTCTTTCTATTATTTCATATCCGTTTTCTTGGACATGGCTTCAATGGTGTCGTAAAAAGAAGATACAAAGATTACGTGAGTTTGTTAGATCAGAGTATGATCACGCGTGCTTGCGTTCATGTCGTTCTCGTGCTTTGTATGAGGGGCTTAAG GTCTCTGCAACTTCTGATATGATGCTTGCGTATGTGGATTTCTTTCTTGGCGGAGATGAGAAGAGAGACGACCTTCCTCCGTCACTTCATCAAAGATTTCCCCTCTCTTTAGTTTTTGGTGGCGACGGAAGTTACATGGCTCCTTTTGTCCTGCATAGTGACAACATTTTAACCAGCCTCATGAGTCAG TCTGTCCCGTCCACCATTTGGTACCGTTTGGTTGCGGGTCTTAATGCCCAGCTACGCCTTGTGCGGTGTGATCAACTTAAGTCAACACTCAGACCAATCATAAGCTGGCTTGACACATATGCAAATCCAACTTTAAGTGCTTATTATATACGTGTTGATTTAGCTCGTTTTCAGCCTACTGCGTCTGGTTATTATCAATTTGGATTGGTAGTCTGTGCGATTGAGGATGAGCAGTCAACACCTTCAGTTGACCAGCCCCATCGTTTACCTGAGGTGCAGTCAAG CTATGTTAATAATTATTATCGTAAAGTTGAAGAGCATAGACGAGAGTCAGAATCCTTATTGTCACATAGGCGAGAATCCTGGTGGATATTGAATAATAACAGCTTACAAACGCTTAAAGAGAACATGTTGTGGTACCCTTTATCTTTTATTATTTGCAACGTCAAACCAATCGGTCATCAG gaTCTTGTTGGGCTGGTGATCTCTATTCTTCTTTTGGGAGATTTTATCATAGTTTTGCTCATGTTGCTTCAGCTTTACTCGAATTCCGTGCTAGATTTATATTTGGTTTTGTTTATTCCCCCTCTTGGTATTCTCCTTCCTTTTCCTGCTGGAATCAGTGCTTTATTTAGTCATACACCTAAGCGTTCATCGGGCCTTGCACGTTTTTATGCTTTGTGGAATATCACATCCTTGGTGAACGTT GTGGTGGCCTTCATATGTGGATATTTTCATTACGGAAATCAATTGCCGCCCGGTGACAATAATCTAGATGTTTTAGCGTGGAGCTTAAGCAT GGATGACGGTGGCTGGTGGATGCTTCCATCTGGGCTGATGGTATGTAAAATAGCACAGGCTCAATTAATCGACTACCATGTGGCTAATCAAGAAATTCAAGATCGAACATTGTACTGTAACGACCCCAACATTTTTTGGCAGTCCTGA